CCATCATGCTCGTGCGCTTCGCTCACGTGGGTGGCCACCAGGCCATCGGGGTCGTGCAGGCTTCTCCGGAAAGCCCCGCTGTCGCTGAGCTCCAGGACAAGGCTGTAGCGCGGCACAAACTTCATCACCGTCTCCTGACTGAACAGCTGGACAAGAAGCACAAGGCAAGGACTGTGAGAAGGCTGTGAGCAGACAACTGCATAGCCCCTCGCcacccagggcagagctgggatcgcCCCACCTCCTATCCCAGCACGGGGCCCCgcagcagccccacctgctcccaGCAGGCCAAGGAGGCCAGTGCAGGGCAAGGTTGGCCTGGCTGAGCACAGGGAAACACAAGTCACATCCAAGGAAGACACAGCGCCAAAGGCACCGTCAGGATGACCTGGGCACATCAGCTCCTCGGATTACAGAGCCATTCACGCCCCAGAACCCAAGGCCGAAAGGGTTCAGCGAGCAAATCCACACCCCATACAAGCCGATCCCACAGCCTGCCTCAAAGCTCAGTGTGTAGATCGTGGAGTGATACCTCCAAGCTCTGCCTCCAGCACATCCACCATGGCTGCTTAAGTTTGAAACAGAAAAGCCCAGTGGAGAAGACATTTCTAAGACCAAGGAATGGAAACTGACAGGCAGATGTGTACCTCTGGCATGACAGCTAACACCCAGGCACTCAAGTGTCCATCCAGTCCAGAGCGTCTCCCAGTCACCACACATGTTCAGCAGCAACAAGCCAAAGCCGCCATGGTGCCCAAAAAATCCCTAAGGCTTCCTGTGACCTTGACCCTTGACCTTGACCCAGCCGCCCCTCTCTGCTCTTTGCTTTCTCCAGCTTATCCCTGAGACCGCCTTTCAACTACACGTTCCCAGAGAGCTCACAAgccccacctccccttccagccccAGTGCGAGATCCCTCCAGGCTGGGGGGTCCTTCCTTCTCCAGCTCAGCATCCATGGCTCCCCAATCCAGCAGATGGGGCCTGACaccagccctgcctctctgcgTCCTTCACACTTGGCCACTGGACAGGCTCCCCAGGGCCCGTTCTCCACACAGCAGCCATGGTCAGTTTTCTAAAACATTCTGTGTACTCTGTCACCCTCTCCTGAACAATTGGGCCAAACGGCTGTCTGTGAGCAGGGCAGGTGCATACACAGGATGGAGCCACTGGGCCTGGCACAGGCTGTCAGGGCCCATGTGGGTGAAAAGGGTGCTCACCCAGTAACAGAGTGGCTGTGGTACCAGGGCCCTTGAAGGGAAAGGTAGGCTCCTACaggaggccaggcagggaggggagacccAGTGTGTGGCACTGGACCCCAGCAGGGGGCCATGCAGGTGGAGACAATGGCTATAGACTGGTTAAGTGTAGGAGAACTGAGGAAACAGGTAAATATTGTCTCACTGTTGGAGAGGGAGGTGCAAATACAGGGTGGAGAGGGGCAAGAACTGGAATAAATTCTGCAGTGTGGGACTAGAAAACTGGAGACATAAGTATGGAGTTTCAAGTTAAACAAACGATAAATAAATGAAGGCTCAGCAGAGTGTGCGTGTTACAACACATACTGGATGAGTGCACACAGGTGTCCCCTAGCTGGGGGCAGTGACGCTGAAACACATTGCGACTCTTAGCACCCAGGTGgggctccttggagaaatggccGATGCCAGAGCCGGGACAGGTAATAGGCAGGATGAGCGTGGAACAGCTCGTGTGCCAGGAAGCAAAGAACACATCCCAGGGGGACAGCAGCGAGTTCAGGAAGCACACCGAGGGCACGCCCGTTGGCCATGGCCAGACAACTCGGGCATCAAGATAAGTCACAGCATCAACACCAGAGCCAGCGACACGAGAAGAAACCGTGAGATGGCTCTGGTGACAATTCAGTTACAAAAGACCGCCCCGGAGAGCGAGGCACACAGCTGCTCACAGCCACACTCCGCCCCTGGGGAACCTGCATCTGATCCTGAGGACACCCGGACGGACAAATCCAAAGGCAGTGGAACGCTCAGCAGCCCAAGTGACCTGTGACCTCACAAGGGATCAGGCCAGGAAGAAAGAACAAGCCAGAGGTGAATAGAGACAACCAGACACCACCACCACGCCTACTCCTGGATCCAGCCCTTTGCTATCAAGGACGCTGGGGCGGCTGGAGACACCTGAATGGGCTGTGGACGGGACATAAGTGAGGCATCCATCCACAGGAGCTGCCTGTCTCCGGCTGGTGGTGATGAGGGACAGCATCCCTGCTGTGGGAAAACACATCAAAGGATCGGAGTGATGGGGGGGCGGGGCACGACCGGCCTGCAACTGTTCAGGAAGAGTTCTCTGTGCCCTTCCTGCTCCTTCTCTGATACTGCCTCCAACTCCAAAGACAATGACACTTCAGCTCGGATTAGATCTGGAGCACAGCCTAACCTCTGCAAGTCTAGAGGCCCCcggccttctcctccctctcaagGGCACAGGAAGGTGGCAGAGGGAGCAGGGCCACGCTGCCTCCTGCCCCAGATGCTCTCAGTGCACCCCCACCCCTCTCACACGGGGCCTCTCAGCTCTGCAGTCACTCCCTCATTCAACAGCGCATCCAGGAGCCTACCATGCACCACACACCACTAtaggtgctgcagacagagcagtGAACTAAGCCTGCTCAGTCGGGGAGGCATGACCGCCACCAGCAGACAGCAGGGGTGCTTGCGTCCTGGCTGCAGGAAAACTGACAGTGACAGCAACTGAGCACTTAGCCAAGGGCACTGTTTACCTGTTCTCATTCATTAGCTCAGCACCTAATGAAATGCTAccactgggctggcactgtggagcagcaggttaaagccccagcctgcaacgccagcgtcctatatgggcgccggttctagtcctggctgctcctcttcaaatccagctctctgctatggcctgggaaagcagtggaagatggcccaagtccttgggcccctgcacccaagtgggagacccagaagaagctcctggcttcagatcagctcagctctggctgttgtggtcatttggggagtgacccaacagaacagaagacctctgtctctctggctctacctcttctgtaactctgtctttcaaatacataaaagtaaatcttaaaaaaaaaaaaataaggggtcagcatggtggcatagtgggttaagctactgcctgcagtgccatcatcccatatgggcgctggttcgagaaccggatgctccacttccaatccagctctctcctgtggcctgagaaagcagtagaagatggccaaagtccttgggcccctgcacctacatggaagacccagaagaggctcctggctcctggccttggattggcacagctctggccgttgtggtcatctggggagtgaaccatctaatgaaggacctctctctctctctctctctctctctgcctctcttctttctatgtaactatgactttcaaataaacaaataaatctttaaaaaaaaaataagaaatgctacCACCACTCTTTCCAATTTACAGATGCAGTCACTGAGGCAGAGACAATTCATCTGCCCAGGACCCACAGCTGCTCTGGCTTTCTCGCCAAAACTCCTCTCTCCTAGCCCACCCCACTGCTCTGCCACCTCCTCGGTCCCAGCAGGGACAGAAGCTggcagatgctggcactggaggaagAACAGAGTTCTGAATAGATCAGGATTCACCACATAGCGGCCTTGACACCCCCAGCTCCCTAAAGGCCACACACAGCAGGCTGGGGACGGTGTCCTGTTACTGGTCGCATATTCAATACCAATTGCAAACTTCCCTCTGGCCTGCAAAGTGAAGCTTCCTGGGAAAGACTTCTGCATGACACAAGCGCCCACCTCAGCAAGAGGGCAGCGTGATCAACATTTAAAGGCTGTGTCCAAGGGACAGTGCCAGCCACTGATTAAGTGGGTAGTAATCTTTTTAAGTATCTGGTTGTGGTAGGAGGTCCCCTGGAGAGGTGAGACTGAcgggaggctggggaggcagaggaatgAGGCTGAGGGAAGTGGCTTCTGGGTGTGGCCACAGGAAGGGAGGCAGGTGCGTGTgacagaggggcaggggcaggtgcaagACAAAGTCACAGGTCTGCAGGGGAGCACAGGGTCCGAGAGccatggcagagggaggaggggactggCCGGCAGGCAGAGACACCAAAGACAGCATGGTGGGGCTGACAACACAAGTATCCAGAAACAGGGAACCAGAACACTTTATAATCAAAGGGTTCCGATGTTTAAGTCTACCTTTCAGGATGCGGACTAGAATGCGTTTTAAGAAACCATTAGAAGTAACACATAGTTTAGGCAGAACTAGACTTCTTTGGAATATAAAGGTCAAAGAGAGGTCATAATTAGCTtccttttcatttgtgttttggaatGAGTTTTGAATAGTTACCTTAAAAATCATCTTCTTAATGTAGGGCCTCTCGGCTAAGAAGTCCAACATGGAAAACCCGGGGCTGGGGCGGATGCTTGACATGGCAACCCAGTATCCACCGGCGCTGCTGGGCCGGATGTTGTCTGGAAACCCGGGCATGTTCTCCACGAACAGGTCAGCCCCTCCCTTCATCAGGCCAGACACGTAGACTCTGAAAGAGTCACCCAAGATGCAGTAAGCAACAACCCCCCAACTTAAGGGGAAAAACACTTGAGCCAGGCACCCAATTGATGTTGGTCCAAATCCACTGCGGGGAATGTCCTCAGCTGTGCACATCGTAAACCACAGCACAGCTACCGAGAGGAGACCCTGGAGAGCCAGCTCAGCTGGGACTGAGGGGGGGCACGGGGTGGGCCAAGGCCCTCCTGGGGGCACGGCTGGCACCAAGCGAAGACACTCCCCAACCTGCGCCCTTGAGGAGGCTGCAAATGAGAGGAAGGAAACCCAGCTTGAATTTTCCTTCTATCATGGTTACTTAAGTAGCAGTGCCTGTGGGTCCTCAGGCTCCATCCAGCATGTCTCCAGCCCACCCCGGAAACAAGCGACAGCGCTGCTGAACAGCACACGCACCTCCGGATCCTCGCCATGGTCGTTTCAGCCACCAGGACAAAGTCCTCGGCAGGAGAGAGCTGAATGCCGTTAGGGAACCGCAGCTGGTCCAAGAGCACCTTCACCTCCTTGGTCACGGTATCATACTCCAGCAGGCTGTGGATGCCAAGAGTACAGGGCCACGTCGGGGACGGTCCTCCCAGGGGTCTTagagccctgccctccctcctgggccttCAAACTCAGGTACTGAAGGGGACTCAGCCGCACACTGGCCCTGGGGCTCATCTGCTCAGACCTGGTTCCAGAGGGGGGCCACCTCTCCATCCAGAGCAGACCCACAGCATCCTCCTCCAGAGAACCCCATACACAGGTCTCAGGTGAGCACCAACACTCCAGCCCCACCAAGGTCCCCCTTCCCAGCCTGCCTGAGGGGCTCTGTCAGATCTAGACCCACACCCTCAGATGGACTGGCCAGTTTTCTTTCATTCCctcaaagagagagtgagagtatCTTATCTGCTGTGATACACCCATCACCTGTTTCCAGAAGCCATTAAGCTCCTATGCTAGAAGCTAAAACATGAGGGGATCTTCCAAAAAATGtcagaaaatacaaatttttaagaatgttatacgggggtggtgctgtggtgttgtggtgtagcaggtaaagctgccacctgcagtgcaagcatcccatctagtcccagctgcttcacttcaatccagttcccttgctaacacgcctgggaaagcagtagcagatggcccaagtgcttgggcccctgcacccatgtacaAGACCTGCAGAAATattcctagcttcggcctggcctagccctggctgttatggccatctggggagggaactagcagatggaagatttctctctgcctctccttctctctctgtaactctgccttccaaatgaataaataaattttaaattaaaaaaaagacattgtactactacagttttaatgatctgtgattattttaaaatttacggcatatgagtgaaatggatGTCTTTTCATTTGATCACTATCTGCAGCCTTGCccatattcctgctgaactagggTCCTTTTACTTTGTACTtcttgaactcttcatttagtggagCATCATGACTTTGACTATGTTaaaaatatgttacctcaaaaagaaaaaaaagtttggtagaaAAAATTTGACAGAAACTATTCTGGCatggaaaataagcatttttttttttttttaaacatttgtttacttgaaaggcagagtgaaagagacagagagcttccattcactgtttcagtcCCCTGTGGctacgacagccagagctgggctaggcgaagccaggagcctgggtctcccacgtggatggcaggagcccatggatttgggtcaccttctgctgccttcccaagtgcatttgcagggagctggagaggaagcgagcagccaggacatgaactggcattcatatgggatgccggcactgcaagtgtgGAATTAATTGGTGCTACACACCAGATAAACAACCTTTAATTCCGTTTTTCCACCAACGTCCCCAAGTGCCCTCACAGTGTGCTGGGAACCACTATGGTTCCTGGAGGTGCCACGCTCTACTGACGTCACCCTGCTGCTCAAGAACCGGGGAAGGCCCAAGAGAAGGCTCACCGCCCGTCGTCCGTGCCCTCCATGACCAGGAGCAGGTAGTCCCGCCTCTGCCACTTGCTGCTGGAATCCGTGAAGTAGATCTTCCTGCCATCGCGCGTGATGGTGAGGTCATTTACAAAGGACATCTTCTTCCCCTCAATGGGCGTATCGGAGGACAGCAGCAGCTTCACTTCACCTAAAGACAGACAAcagaaagaggggccggcgctgtggcgtggtgggtaaagccgccacctgcagtgctggcatcccatatgggtgctggtacaagtcctggctgctccacttccgatccagctctctgctatggcctgggaaagcagtggaagatggcccagatccttgggcccctgcacccatgggggagacccagaagacgctcctgtttcctggcttcagattggcacagctttggctatagtgggccaattggggagtgaaccagaaagatagcagacctctctctctctctctctctctctctctctctctgtgtgtgtaactctttcaagtaaataaataaatctttaaaaaaaaaagattttctcttATTATAATAACTGCTTGTCAATAATTTCAAAATACTAATCAACCAAAttgatttaaaaggaagaaaatcaaatgAGCTTCTTTTTGACAGATGATGTATTCCTTCTTACGGTAGAAGGAAAACACTGCATTTGCTGTGTGGTGATACctttatactatttatttatttatttatttatttattgaaattcagagttacacagagagaggaagggaaaagagagagagagagagagaggtcttccatcccctagttcactcctcaattgaccacaatggccggagctgtgccgatccgaagccaggagccaggagcttcttccaggtctcccgtgcaggtgctgggacccaaggacttgggccatcttctactgctgtcctaggccatagcagagctggattggaagtggagcagccaggtctcaaaccagcaccccatatgggatgccggcgcttcaggccagggcgttaacccgctgcgccacagcgctggcccaccttttatactattttaaaattttttatttattgaaaggtagagtaagagagcgagcgagagagagagagagcttccatatgctggtttacttccaaatgcccacaacagctggggctggggctgggactgggccaggccaaggccaggagtcagaactcccatatgggtggcgagGACCTACCAAGTACGTGAGCTCTCAGGGTgggcaccagcagaaagctggttgGAAGTGACAGTGAGACTCAGTCTCAGCACGGCActatgggaggcaggtgccccaggtagcagcttaacccccgcacccacaatgcctgcccctagactCACTTCATTAAAGGAAGACTGCTTTCTGCAAGGGTAAagaattctttcttctgttcaAAGCCAACTAACCTTAAAACATCTGTTAAGCGTGTTAGGTAATGGCCTTAGCTTTGTTTGCTTGAGACAAATAAACAATGTTCCACCTCatatgctttcaaataaagaaagtagCAGCGGTGTGctttaaaaatcatagaaaaaggctggtgccacggctctctaggctaatcttccgcctacggcactggcacactgggttctagtccctggttggggcaccggattctgtcccagttgctcctcttccagtccagctctctgctatggcccaggagtacgGTGGAGGTTGCCCAGGTCTTGGGCCctgccctgcatgggagaccaggaggaagcaactggctcctggctttggatcagcgcagcgcgctggccatagcagccatttagggggtgaaccaacggaaggaagacctttctgtctctctcactgtctataactctctctgtctctctctctcactgtctaactctgcctgtgtaaaaaaaaaaatcatagaaaaaacATTCATTGTTCACTTTCCATGTATAATCTCACTTAAACCTGCACAGCACTCTCACGGGGCAGGGATGGCTGTTAATCTACAGAAAAGGAAAGCTGACACATCATCACACAGTCAACAAAGGGCAGTCCTGGGGCAGAAGGGCCCAAGTTCAGGCCCCTTGGCGCTGCCCAGAACAACAGATGCCTCCACAGCA
The window above is part of the Oryctolagus cuniculus chromosome 11, mOryCun1.1, whole genome shotgun sequence genome. Proteins encoded here:
- the APMAP gene encoding adipocyte plasma membrane-associated protein — encoded protein: MSEADGLRQRRPLRPQVVTDDGQAPEAKDGSSFSGRVFRVTFLMLAVSLTVPLLGAVMLLDSPIDPQPLSFKEPPFLLGVLQPNTKLRQVERLFENQLIGPESIANIGDVMFTGTADGRVVKLENGEIETIARFGSGPCKTRDDEPACGRPLGVRAGPNGTLFVADAYKGLFEVNPWKREVKLLLSSDTPIEGKKMSFVNDLTITRDGRKIYFTDSSSKWQRRDYLLLVMEGTDDGRLLEYDTVTKEVKVLLDQLRFPNGIQLSPAEDFVLVAETTMARIRRVYVSGLMKGGADLFVENMPGFPDNIRPSSAGGYWVAMSSIRPSPGFSMLDFLAERPYIKKMIFKLFSQETVMKFVPRYSLVLELSDSGAFRRSLHDPDGLVATHVSEAHEHDGYLYLGSFKSPFLCRLSLQSV